One window of Brachybacterium ginsengisoli genomic DNA carries:
- a CDS encoding SDR family oxidoreductase, producing MTTSPDTSTSRTSTSPARRVAIVTGGSRGIGHAISRRLAADGFAVGVNFAGNAAAAEQTLAEIRGAGGMALAFQADVADEYQVASLFDTVEQAFGGVDVVVNSAGRMALSPIADLDLETLDALHRTNIRGSFVVAQQAARRLRPGGAFVGVSTTVVSTQLPGYGAYTASKAAVEGMTLILARELRGRDITVNTVAPGPTATDLFLDGKSPEQVAALAAAPPLERLGTPEDIAAAVAFLAGPDGRWINGQVLRANGGLAA from the coding sequence ATGACGACCAGCCCTGACACCAGCACCTCCCGTACAAGCACCTCTCCCGCCCGACGCGTCGCGATCGTGACCGGCGGCTCCCGCGGCATCGGCCATGCGATCTCCCGGCGCCTCGCGGCCGACGGATTCGCGGTCGGGGTGAACTTCGCCGGGAACGCCGCGGCCGCCGAGCAGACCCTCGCCGAGATCCGCGGCGCCGGCGGCATGGCGCTCGCGTTCCAGGCCGATGTCGCCGACGAGTACCAGGTCGCCTCCCTGTTCGACACAGTCGAGCAGGCCTTCGGCGGGGTGGACGTGGTGGTGAACTCCGCCGGGCGCATGGCGCTCTCCCCCATCGCGGACCTCGACCTGGAGACGCTCGACGCCCTGCACCGCACGAACATCCGCGGCAGCTTCGTGGTGGCCCAGCAGGCGGCGCGGCGTCTGCGCCCGGGCGGCGCGTTCGTGGGCGTCTCGACCACCGTGGTCTCGACCCAGCTGCCCGGCTATGGCGCGTACACCGCGTCGAAGGCCGCCGTCGAGGGGATGACCCTGATCCTCGCGCGGGAGCTGCGCGGCCGGGACATCACCGTCAACACGGTGGCGCCCGGCCCCACGGCGACGGACCTGTTCCTCGACGGCAAGAGCCCCGAGCAGGTCGCGGCTCTCGCCGCCGCGCCGCCGCTGGAGCGCCTCGGCACCCCGGAGGACATCGCCGCGGCGGTCGCCTTCCTCGCCGGGCCGGACGGTCGCTGGATCAACGGCCAGGTGCTCCGTGCGAACGGGGGCCTCGCCGCGTGA
- a CDS encoding GntR family transcriptional regulator gives MYDVPSASPTPAVFTSRTEFALASIKQGILSGRFTPGQALVESEIAQELGVSKTPVREALKTLEMSGLVVVRPYSGTRVRELTMSDAVAIYDLRLLLEPEAVRRSVARGLDLDIATSALDDAGATDDAPTRSLANRTFHAALWAEAGNPVLLEMLESLRDRTALVAVSTWARRPSWELEAQEHRSILRAAEAGDADEASDLTRAHISGFLDRLQRKGGEA, from the coding sequence ATGTATGACGTGCCTTCCGCCTCGCCCACCCCCGCCGTCTTCACCTCTCGCACCGAGTTCGCCCTCGCGTCGATCAAGCAGGGCATCCTCAGCGGCCGCTTCACCCCTGGCCAGGCCCTCGTCGAATCCGAGATCGCCCAGGAGCTCGGCGTCTCCAAGACTCCCGTCAGGGAAGCTCTGAAGACACTCGAGATGAGCGGGCTGGTCGTCGTCCGCCCGTACTCCGGGACCCGCGTGCGGGAGCTGACCATGAGCGACGCCGTCGCCATCTACGATCTGCGCCTGCTGCTCGAGCCCGAGGCCGTGCGCCGCAGCGTGGCCCGGGGACTCGATCTGGACATCGCGACCTCGGCTCTCGACGACGCCGGGGCGACGGACGACGCCCCCACGCGCAGCCTCGCGAACCGTACGTTCCATGCCGCGCTCTGGGCAGAAGCGGGCAACCCTGTGCTCCTCGAGATGCTCGAGAGCCTGCGAGACAGGACGGCGCTCGTCGCCGTCTCCACATGGGCCCGTCGACCCAGCTGGGAGCTCGAGGCGCAAGAGCATCGGAGCATCCTCCGCGCCGCCGAGGCGGGAGATGCCGACGAGGCATCAGATCTCACCAGGGCGCACATCTCCGGATTCCTCGATCGATTGCAGAGGAAGGGAGGCGAAGCCTGA
- a CDS encoding MFS transporter translates to MAFSALGLTIAYLDRAALSVALPFMAEDFHISPAVQGVLLSSFFWTYALAQIPSGWLLDKFGPRVIYPIAVGWWSIWTALTALSTGVTSAIVFRLGLGIGEAPVQPANVKIVSQWFPRRERAVASSLFDMGQQIGQALSIPIVTSIAVFAGWRWAFLLIGLVGLLWIVGWLAIYRSPDSHPRVSEEELRHIRSDQAEMIPTEDSSPRWRDLLSNHQTWALTSGYVFRSLAGAFFLTWYPSFLLNDRGFTEAEFGMVGALPALLGIASTVLGGVVSDRMLGSGISPSLSRKIPIISGLVISASIGFSPFIDSNALLMVVLTVSSAAHSFAGAAILSLPAEVATSPDQVGSLAGFQNFGSQLGNLISPIGIGLFLTFSGGSYVGPLVFAAFSCLISAAIYGLWVRIKPVEPLPSTASPTDHGAS, encoded by the coding sequence GTGGCCTTCTCTGCCCTCGGCCTGACCATCGCCTATCTCGACCGAGCCGCCCTGAGCGTCGCCCTCCCCTTCATGGCCGAGGACTTCCACATCAGTCCGGCCGTCCAAGGAGTGCTCCTCTCGTCGTTCTTCTGGACCTACGCCCTCGCGCAGATCCCCTCGGGTTGGCTCCTCGACAAGTTCGGCCCTCGGGTCATCTACCCGATCGCCGTCGGCTGGTGGTCGATCTGGACCGCGCTGACCGCGCTGTCCACGGGCGTCACGAGCGCGATCGTGTTCCGGCTCGGCCTCGGGATCGGCGAGGCTCCGGTGCAGCCCGCGAACGTCAAGATCGTCTCCCAGTGGTTCCCCCGCCGGGAACGCGCGGTGGCCTCGAGCCTCTTCGACATGGGTCAGCAGATCGGCCAGGCCCTCTCCATCCCGATCGTCACGTCGATCGCCGTCTTCGCCGGTTGGCGCTGGGCCTTCCTGCTCATCGGTCTCGTCGGACTGCTGTGGATCGTCGGCTGGCTCGCCATCTATCGCTCTCCGGATTCGCATCCGCGCGTCAGCGAGGAGGAGCTCCGGCACATCCGCTCCGATCAGGCGGAGATGATTCCCACCGAGGACAGCAGCCCGCGGTGGCGCGACCTGCTCTCCAACCACCAGACGTGGGCCCTGACCTCCGGGTACGTCTTCCGCTCGCTCGCCGGCGCCTTCTTCCTCACCTGGTATCCGAGCTTCCTCCTCAACGACCGCGGATTCACCGAGGCGGAGTTCGGGATGGTCGGCGCGCTCCCCGCGCTCCTCGGAATCGCCTCGACGGTCCTCGGCGGCGTGGTCTCCGACCGGATGCTCGGCTCCGGCATCTCGCCGAGCCTCTCCCGCAAGATCCCGATCATCTCGGGTCTGGTGATCAGCGCGAGCATCGGATTCAGTCCCTTCATCGACAGCAATGCCCTGCTGATGGTGGTCCTGACGGTCTCCAGCGCCGCCCACTCCTTCGCGGGGGCCGCCATCCTGAGTCTCCCGGCCGAGGTCGCGACGAGTCCCGACCAGGTCGGATCGCTGGCCGGGTTCCAGAACTTCGGCTCCCAGCTCGGCAATCTCATCAGCCCCATCGGGATCGGGCTGTTCCTCACCTTCTCAGGCGGCTCGTATGTCGGCCCGCTGGTCTTCGCGGCCTTCAGCTGCCTGATCAGTGCGGCCATCTACGGCCTGTGGGTGCGGATCAAGCCCGTCGAACCACTGCCCTCCACCGCCTCCCCCACCGATCACGGAGCATCATGA
- a CDS encoding dihydrodipicolinate synthase family protein, whose protein sequence is MTALHDTTCDLTTVVGIPVLPYRADGSIDDRAAGELAARLVDAGLGVLTPNGNTGEFYALSPTERRIALHAVLDAVRGRARIVAGVGLDLDTATTEARAAVDAGADAVMVHQPVLPYLSPEGWVDYVATVASAVPENAVLPYVSSPIVQGAQVTELVRRCPNVVGLKYSVPDPVAFARTVHETEPELLWIAGLAESYAPSAWQSGARAFTSGLVNVAPHLSLELLEALRAGDLERISRLQGTIREFEAMRSRNRSADNVSVVKEAMHQLGLCDRSVRPPSSLLREADRSAIGRMLEGWGIAA, encoded by the coding sequence ATGACCGCCTTGCACGACACGACCTGCGACCTCACCACCGTCGTCGGGATACCCGTCCTCCCCTACCGCGCCGACGGTTCGATCGACGACCGGGCCGCAGGCGAGCTCGCAGCGCGCCTGGTGGACGCCGGTCTCGGCGTGCTCACGCCGAACGGGAACACCGGAGAGTTCTACGCCCTGTCCCCGACGGAGCGCCGCATCGCGCTCCACGCAGTCCTCGACGCCGTCCGAGGCCGCGCGCGCATCGTCGCCGGTGTGGGGCTCGACCTGGACACGGCGACGACCGAGGCGCGAGCTGCCGTCGACGCCGGGGCAGATGCCGTGATGGTCCATCAACCCGTGCTGCCTTACCTGTCCCCCGAGGGATGGGTCGACTATGTCGCGACGGTCGCCTCCGCGGTCCCCGAGAACGCGGTGCTTCCCTACGTCAGCTCCCCGATCGTCCAGGGCGCCCAGGTGACCGAGCTCGTGCGGCGGTGCCCGAACGTCGTCGGGCTCAAGTACTCCGTGCCCGACCCCGTGGCATTCGCCCGCACCGTCCACGAGACCGAGCCCGAGCTGCTCTGGATCGCCGGACTCGCAGAGTCCTATGCACCGTCGGCCTGGCAGTCCGGCGCTCGCGCCTTCACCTCCGGTCTCGTGAACGTCGCCCCGCATCTCTCGCTCGAGCTCCTCGAGGCTCTCCGCGCGGGAGACCTCGAACGAATCTCCCGTCTGCAGGGCACGATCCGGGAGTTCGAGGCCATGAGATCGAGGAACCGGAGCGCCGACAACGTCTCGGTCGTCAAGGAGGCGATGCACCAGCTCGGTCTCTGCGACCGCTCGGTACGCCCGCCCAGCTCCCTGCTCCGCGAGGCGGACCGCTCCGCCATCGGCCGCATGCTCGAGGGCTGGGGGATCGCAGCATGA
- a CDS encoding mandelate racemase/muconate lactonizing enzyme family protein encodes MRIARLETYLQRVGARPRVLLKLTTDDGIEGWAEIYNHGPDLAYPAIMEYFAQQITGIDASRVAYVNQLLHQSARFPQGALGLAVIAAIDHALWDVAAKAAGVPVYQLLGGRVRDRVRVYTGLYSAPDVPELVERTAEIAASTGVDAFKLSPYRRDLHSSRFGLVARELGVWFERIREAHPDSWEFAFDAHACLWEPHQAVQLAAALAPNDPLFLEEPIRPEHLPAWTRIRSEMSVPLATGESLYSPQEFHALLTAGGADIVQPDICVVGGLTQMRKIAVLAEAHNVPVAPHNPMGPLATAANVHFAAATWNFSILEHAPAETTWCPDPYLPVDGHLDLRPDRPGWGLEIDESALATDDWVHWERKVPTRKDGSTAWM; translated from the coding sequence ATGAGGATCGCACGCCTGGAGACCTACCTCCAACGAGTCGGCGCCCGCCCTCGCGTCCTCCTCAAGCTCACCACGGATGACGGGATCGAGGGCTGGGCGGAGATCTACAACCACGGCCCGGACCTCGCCTACCCGGCGATCATGGAGTACTTCGCGCAGCAGATCACAGGAATCGACGCGAGTCGGGTCGCGTACGTGAATCAGCTGCTCCATCAGTCCGCGCGCTTCCCGCAGGGTGCCTTGGGACTCGCCGTGATCGCCGCCATCGATCACGCGCTCTGGGACGTGGCGGCGAAGGCCGCCGGAGTGCCCGTCTACCAGCTCCTGGGCGGCCGGGTCCGGGACCGGGTGCGCGTGTACACCGGCCTGTACTCCGCGCCCGATGTCCCGGAGCTGGTCGAACGGACCGCCGAGATCGCCGCGAGCACCGGCGTGGACGCCTTCAAGCTGAGCCCCTACCGGCGAGATCTGCACTCCTCGAGGTTCGGCCTCGTCGCCCGGGAGCTGGGGGTCTGGTTCGAGAGGATCCGTGAGGCCCACCCGGACTCATGGGAGTTCGCCTTCGACGCCCACGCCTGCCTCTGGGAGCCCCACCAGGCCGTCCAGCTCGCGGCAGCTCTCGCCCCGAACGATCCGCTGTTCCTCGAGGAGCCGATCCGGCCGGAACACCTCCCGGCCTGGACGCGGATCCGGTCGGAGATGTCCGTGCCGCTCGCGACAGGAGAATCCCTGTACTCCCCTCAGGAGTTCCATGCGCTGCTCACCGCCGGCGGCGCCGACATCGTCCAGCCGGACATCTGCGTCGTCGGCGGGCTCACGCAGATGCGCAAGATCGCCGTGCTCGCCGAAGCGCACAACGTCCCCGTGGCGCCGCACAATCCGATGGGGCCGCTGGCCACTGCGGCGAACGTCCACTTCGCCGCCGCGACGTGGAACTTCTCGATCCTGGAGCACGCCCCGGCGGAGACCACCTGGTGCCCTGATCCCTACCTCCCCGTCGACGGCCATCTCGATCTCCGACCCGACCGGCCCGGCTGGGGTCTCGAGATCGACGAATCGGCGCTCGCCACCGATGACTGGGTGCACTGGGAACGGAAGGTCCCGACGAGGAAGGACGGTTCGACCGCATGGATGTGA